AGTCTTGAATTCTGCCCTATTTGCCGGAGCACAATCGATACGAGAATAAAGCTTTATTAAGCTTCCGCATACAACCTCGACTTGGATCCTCTGCAGCCGGCTGCACTATAAAGCGGATCCATTGTTCATTTAAATAACCATATATCACAATTTTGAATCAAAACAATTATGTCAGGTTAGGTTTATTTGTTTACATAATAAATAGGTATTGCCTCATTGTATATATAAAGTTTGTGTTGTGTGCTATGAAGGGTTGATGtaatatttgattcaaaattGATTTCTTAAGTCACGTTCATTCcaatcatataaattttttaaaatttcaaatccaaaaataaaagagtTTAAAGGACACACAGTGTAAGTGTAAATTACTTTTACATCGACAACTAATACGAATGGTTCAACCTTCCATGTCATACCAAGAAAGTGAAGTCAAGTGGAATGACGTGACCAAAAACATAGTTGTGATTGGTTGACAgggtaaaataaaatcatgatGAAAGAAGGAAGCGATGATCTTGGATTTGATCTCTGGTTTGGGCATGCACCATTATTAAACCTCTTATGGAGAGTTTGTCGCTCATTTGAGTCCCACAAGGCTCGAGGGATTAGTCTTTGCGCTAGTTTAcgccaaaaagaaaaaaacaatgatTGGTGTATAAAAGAGTACTTGAAGGAAAACACGAAAAATGTGCACATGTTTGTAGTAGAAGCAATAGTAGCTAAAACAATGGACGTATGTGTTTGTATTTCCATCTAAGCAAAAGTATATATTGAGTGtagtaaacaaattaaattggCATTTTTCAGAAAATATGTAGCCAAAGTTTGCGTAATATCACATAATCCAACAACTAAATTGGCacaaagtgtttttttttttaacttgaaaCTACAAAATTGTATTGAGTCACGGTACGTTTACATTATTTATGATATGATGAAGCATGAAGAGTGCTAGCACGAGGAGTGTTTATTTATAGCATTATTCAATGAAGCAATGCTACACGTATAGGGTAGCCATGTCTCTCAAGTTCTCAATTTGTGTGTATTGGAATGGATTGAAATTTTAAGAGGCAATTTGACAACAAAAGAATCTTCCaaaatttatatggattttaaaaatttcaaaatattttatgaatttataAGATTATAAGATTTGAATTGAAAGATACCAATAGAAATTTTGCAAAAGTTACtgactaaaaaaagaaaagaaaagataatatatagatatttgAAAAACGTACATTCATAGACTTAAGCGACACAATATTACCATGCATGAccttttgaactattttcaaaagattTACAGCCTCTGGTGCTAGAAAACTAAAAATGTCGAATGTAAACTGTATAAAACGGAGGTTATTGTGTAAGTGTAGGTTTGATGATTTGCTTTTCGAACCATGTTTGATGACCAGAGAAATTTTGTGGCTGCAAGAACATAATGGAGATTGAAGAAGTTGCATGCTCTTAAATGGACAGATGAGTTACAACTTCATGACATTGATTTCGAAATGGATTGCAAGAGGGTGGTGGATAGTCTCTACAGTAAAAGAACCTACACTTCTGACCGTTAAGTTCATTATGAGATAGACTTGCTCGGATGGCCTCACCGTTAGCTAGTTTCGATATTTTATCGTTATACCAATTAACCAACATATATCcatgatattattattaataaaatgagATAAGTCATATATCGTCAGAAAAATTATCATACTAAAATGGCGGGATTTGGATTCGACGTATCATGCAAATATTTGTCTTGGTCGATCTAAACAATAAATAGGTCATAATTTAAACCGTTTGATTTTCAATTAACTTTCGAAATACAAAATTGTCTGTAACCGTATGCAAACAATCCGGGTTCAAATTGTGACATCAATCGCACGGTCAACATAACACTTACTGAAAAAGTCAAGGAATGAGACAAAAAATTGATCAAGATCAACTGCaataataaatacaaataattttcattCTCAACCGTCAATTTAAAATTAGacgatttaaattaaaaattatatttttttcattgaaTCCAactattagaagaaaaaaatctatAGAACTTTTTTAACTATCCATGGAAAAGATAAATATAAGttcaaaacataaataaattccaACTACTCCATATTTTATCTTGTACTATATCATAAAACTTGTATCCACTCTAATTAATGTTGAAGTACAAGtttcattatattatttttttgatattgAAGTTTCATTATATTAATGTTAAAGGCATGACAAAATAAGATACAACAAAGTCACTTGTCATTGAAAATACATGTTGGCGCATGTATCAAtcaatctatctatctatatataaacGACACACTCATTACCCTCTATGATCACATTCACATcatatcataaaataataaaagaaacacaaaaaataGCTATGTGGCGGTGCATGTTGATTTTCATCAATATTATATTGATCGGAGCAACCATATTGGAAGTGAAACCAGTGGTTGCGGTGGTGAACGGTGTTCCACTTAAAACAAGTTCAAGATGGATTGTGAATAAAAATGGAGAAAGGGTAAAATTGGCATGTTTAAATTGGGTTTCACATTTAGATGCTGTTGTAGCTGAAGGGCTTAGTAAAAAGCCCGTGGGTGTTATATCTTCTGGAATAAAGTCCATGGGCTTTAACTGTGTTAGGCTTACTTGGCCTATTCTTCTTGTAACTAATGAGACTCTTTCTTCTCTTACGGTTAGAGAATCATTTCAGAATCTTGGTCTACTTGAATCTATTTCTGGTTTTCAATCCAATAATCCTTCTATTATTGATCTTTCCCTCATTCAAGCTTTTCAGGTATAGTACttgttaattagtttattaattGTCCTTAATCATCATTTTAGTACTTTgtccttattataaaaaataaaaaaaataaaaaaaaattgttttttatgttgtttttggtTCATGCACCTAAAAAACACAAACTTTTTTAAGAGGGAGTACTTAATTATTTGGTATCACAGCAGGTACTCTTTTGCAAAATCACGTCACCTGATTTTCAACAACTCACCGTAataccaaacatatatttagttttttatctTGCCGCCGTAGTAATTGGGGGTAGATATATCATGGTGTGATGCATgtgtacaattttatttttaggatTGCATGTGGGTGAATGCTCTAGTATTCCGAAGTTTAGTTAGGTATCGGTATCCTATAAACAAAATACAATGGCAtgtcatattttatattaatttatatttatattaaaataaattcaaattttgaataaattttgtctATAAAGTATTGATATTCAACCAAACTTCAAAGCCTAAAGAATTTACCTTGCATGTGTACACAAAGTTAGATGTGTTGAAATTAATCTCATAATTAAGTCCCTTTGGATAGATTTCTTTCTATAACAAGGTGTGTTTTATCTCATTCAAACTGCAATTGAAAAAGAATGTGTGCATAAATACTCTTTACTGGTTTGGTATTGATTTAGTGGTTGTTTGTTAAAGATTAAAATTGACTTTTagattttagagaattttataGAAAGTAGTTGTGTTTTTGCCTATAATAGTAAAATTCTGTTTTTAACATACTCTCTCATTTATAACACTAATTAAAATCagttggatttttttaaaaaagtttactAAAAACAGCTTCCCATTTAatcgatttttcttttaattctcattaatttaaaaatgtttaaaCAAACACATTTAACTAAGTAATCTGCTACCAGTTGCTTTATCTACTATCAACTATAAATTCTTTGAAGAGATGTCTTACTCTTAATGCACTTTATTGGcctaaaaaagaattaaattttgagttgagtGGATCAATGTTTTGTGATGACTCCAGGCAGTTGTGAAAAGTCTTGGGGACAACAATGTGATGGTGATTTTGGACAACCATATAACCCAACCAGGGTGGTGCTGTAGTGGTTCCGACGGTAATGGGTTCTTTGGCGACCAATATTTCGACCCAAATTTGTGGACCACAGGCCTCACCAAAATGGCCACTCTTTTCAAAGGAGTGACCAATGTGGTGGGAATGAGCTTGAGAAATGAACTCCGAGGTCCAAAACAGAATGTAGACGATTGGTACAGGTAATTACAACTACACCAGTTGTTTGTTATGAATGAATCTTACATTGATGATAATTTGTTGTTTGTTATGAATGGAAGGTATATGGTGCAAGGAGCAGAAGCTGTTCATGCAGCAAATCCAGATGTTCTTGTAATTTTATCTGGATTAAATTTTGACAAAGACTTATCCTTCCTTGCGAAAAGACCAGTGAGCCTAACATTCACTGGAAAACTAGTGTTTGAGGCACATTGGTATGGCTTCACTGATGGTGAAGCTTGGGTGTCAGGTAACCCAAATCAAGTATGTGGACAAGTGGCTGGAAATATGAAGAGAATGTCTGGCTATTTGGTTGATCAAGGATGGCCATTGTTTGTGAGTGAGTTTGGGGTGGACTTGAGGGGTACTAATGTCAATGATAACCGTTATCTTAACTGTTTTATAGCATATGCAGCTGAGCTTGATTTGGATTGGGCATTGTGGACATTGGTTGGTAGTTACTATTTTAGACAAGGGGTTATAGGAATGGAAGAGTTTTATGGGATTATCAATTGGGATTGGTCACAAGTTAGAAATGCTAGTTTCTTGCATAGGATTGCTTCCCTTCAACTTCCATTTCGAGGTAACGATATAATTACTAAACTTCAATTTTAGGATTTGGATCATTTCTTCTATTTCTCGTCGAGCCAGAAGTTTGTTGTTGGATTGATCTCTCAACCATTAGATTGATCTTGTGATTAACTTCTGCCTGGACAGAATATTGTGGTCATCAATTGATGGTTATTCTTTCGATTGTCAATTCTATCGTGctaaaattaaatgtgattttctttttatcaaaCTTGAATCCTCTGTAGTAGATGCATGGTGCAACTGCTATAGTCGTTGGATTTGGTGCAAGATCCCATAACACATATATCTAATGGCTCTCGATTGCTGTAGAGATCTTGTTGCTAATTTAACTTCTACAAGTAATATCTTAGAACTTGCATTAGCCCTAACTAAACCTTACAAAACCGTCTTGTAATGTGAGAGATATTTCCGACTTATAAACCATCCTGAGTCTGGCCCAAGTAACTCGATAGCGGGTGACCTTGGGTAGCCTCTACTGTGATCTTAAAATTTGGGTTGGACATATCTCAACCCTACGAAATGATCTTATATTCCAGTTATAAACTCATTTTGGGTCTATTTATTTCATCCAATGGTGTACTCTTAACATGATATATTTATTTCTTACCATACATTATGAAGACTTGAATTATATTCCTATTTTGTATTGCACAGGTCCAGGCATAACAATAGGCAATCCACACAAACTGATTTTCCATCCTTTAACCGGTCTTTGCGTGATAAGAAAGTCACTACTAGAGCCACTAGAATTAGGTCCATGCTCTCTTTCTGATGGCTGGAACTACACACCACAGAAGACATTATCAATAAAGGGTACATACTATTGCATACAAGCACAAAAAGAAGGGATGCCTGCAACACTTAGCATACTATGCTCAAATCCTAACTCTCAATGGGACATGATCTCAGACTCCAAATTGCACCTTTCATCAAAAACTAGCAGTGGATCAACAGATGTTTGTTTAGATGTGAACGAAAAGAACGCCATTGTGACCAATGCGTGTAAATGCTTGAGCAACGATAAATCATGCGACCCTGCAAGCCAGTGGTTTAAACTTATTGATAGCGGTAGGAGGTCAAGTTCGTCAACCTCGACATTATCTGAGCTAAATTTATTGGAGATTTTCATGACACCATTGAACTCAAAATAAGTTTCTTTTAGCCATTTTAGTGTAAATTTGTTTCACAATGTACTAGTACTCATTAAAAGTACCATccacaattattatttcaataGCATGAAAGTGATCAAGTCAATACATCCATGTGAATGTTAGATTAAATGCATATAGTATTATACtgaaaagtttcaataaaaataactaaattaCTATCCATAATCCACACCTAGTACTACAATATGGcttgtttgattaaaagtgtAGCAGAGGAATCTCTACCACGTTTGTCTTATGATAAAGGAAAAGCATGGCATAAAAAAAGATCTTATATAGTAATGAGTATTAAATAGTAATGATTCTTTCACATCACAAAAGTTGCTAACATTTTATTTATACCTTTCTTGTTATAACTATTATGTCATGATTccttgtttaataaattaattttttgtattaatgATTTTTACAACGTGTTACTCTAAAAGTATGATGCATAGACTATTCAATTACTGATAAACTAAACTAAAGTATAAAAAAAGGTTAGTAACTAAAACTGGAGTATAAAAGTTAGTAACTAAAGTAGAATACCAGAATTGGTGAAAGGTATAAATTCTGCCAATCCTTTAACCAATATTTCATTTtcacatgtctttttttttattgtttgaactttgaaccaAAATACAAGCAAGGTAGAAATTCAACAGAATTTGGCATcaatttttactatatatattgcATTCTGTTCCAACAATTGGTAAACCAGTGATCTTAACCATTATTATATCCTCAAAAAATGGAAATGGTACCTCGGAAGATGCAATCTAGAGCTATCCGCCACATTTTTTCTGCATCAGATGACACGGTTATGACAAAACAAATTCGCGCCACTCATGCTCCTATTGAAGAACATGTTGATGTTAGACCTCTGCTTAATGTTGTTCAAGACATTTTTCGCCAGGGAGCTTCTGTTATCCCCGACATCGTTCAGGTGTGTGTGTAACGTCGTCTGTATATGTTATATTAACGAGTATCATTTTGCATTTTGGTTGTTAATcaactatgtttatgtttgtggctgttttgaaatttcacaCAGGGAAAGCAAGTGCAAATGGGTGCCATGAAGGATAATGCCAACGAATCTGAACTATTTGACATGCTAGAGATTTCGTATCAcacaattaacaaaatttcatgCGAGGTTTTCTTCCGATCTCCATGCATCAGCATGCATATTTAAGCGCCTATAGCATGAGCACTCTTACGTATAAGCTGTTTCTATGACAAAATTAAGATAAATTAAAGTAAAACTATTTTCATCCGCATTCATATATAAAGTTCAAGTTGTTAATGTTCTTATGCATGCTTTGTGTCAGATATCTTGCAAATGTTTGATGGGTGGGGGAGATGCACATGCAACAACAATAGGAATACTTGGAATGCTATCAAGCTATTCATGGGATGCGAAAGCGGTGATAGCCTTAGCAGCATTTGCAGCCAATTTGGGGGAATTTTGGCTGGTAGCTCAACTTCATGCTACCAACCGTCTTGCTAAGTCAGTTGCATTGTTGAAGCACATTCATGAAACACTGAATCAAGTTGACGATTTAGGACCAAAGTTTGAAGCTGTGAACAACCTTCTCAGGGCCATGTTGGATGTTACCAATTGCATTGTTGAGTTTCATGAGCTTCCTGATCAGTATATTGACCATGAAGC
This portion of the Trifolium pratense cultivar HEN17-A07 linkage group LG3, ARS_RC_1.1, whole genome shotgun sequence genome encodes:
- the LOC123917038 gene encoding glycosyl hydrolase 5 family protein-like, producing MITFTSYHKIIKETQKIAMWRCMLIFINIILIGATILEVKPVVAVVNGVPLKTSSRWIVNKNGERVKLACLNWVSHLDAVVAEGLSKKPVGVISSGIKSMGFNCVRLTWPILLVTNETLSSLTVRESFQNLGLLESISGFQSNNPSIIDLSLIQAFQAVVKSLGDNNVMVILDNHITQPGWCCSGSDGNGFFGDQYFDPNLWTTGLTKMATLFKGVTNVVGMSLRNELRGPKQNVDDWYRYMVQGAEAVHAANPDVLVILSGLNFDKDLSFLAKRPVSLTFTGKLVFEAHWYGFTDGEAWVSGNPNQVCGQVAGNMKRMSGYLVDQGWPLFVSEFGVDLRGTNVNDNRYLNCFIAYAAELDLDWALWTLVGSYYFRQGVIGMEEFYGIINWDWSQVRNASFLHRIASLQLPFRGPGITIGNPHKLIFHPLTGLCVIRKSLLEPLELGPCSLSDGWNYTPQKTLSIKGTYYCIQAQKEGMPATLSILCSNPNSQWDMISDSKLHLSSKTSSGSTDVCLDVNEKNAIVTNACKCLSNDKSCDPASQWFKLIDSGRRSSSSTSTLSELNLLEIFMTPLNSK